In Melopsittacus undulatus isolate bMelUnd1 chromosome 6, bMelUnd1.mat.Z, whole genome shotgun sequence, the following proteins share a genomic window:
- the TMEM121 gene encoding transmembrane protein 121, with protein sequence MVLPPPDKRHVCLTTIVIMTSMAFMDAYLVEQNQGPRKIGVCIIVLVGDICFLIVLRYVAVWVGAEVKTAKRGYAMILWFLYIFVLEIKLYFIFQNYKADKKNLETVARKALTLLLSICVPGLYLVLVALDSMEYIRTFRKKEDLRGRLFWVALDLLDILDIQANLWEPHRTGLPIWAEGLMFFYCYILLLILPCVSLSEISMQGEHIAPQKMMLYPVLSLVTINIVTIFIRAINMVLFQDSRVSTIFIGKNIIAIATKACTFLEYKRQVKEFPLEAPAELPLPQPEHPQHTGHPSRAITHEGDP encoded by the coding sequence ATGGTGCTGCCACCGCCCGACAAGCGCCATGTCTGTTTGACCACCATTGTCATCATGACCAGTATGGCCTTCATGGATGCGTACCTGGTGGAGCAGAACCAAGGGCCCCGCAAGATTGGTGTCTGCATCATCGTGCTGGTGGGGGACATCTGCTTCCTCATCGTGCTGCGCTACGTGGCGGTGTGGGTGGGGGCAGAGGTGAAGACAGCCAAGCGGGGCTATGCCATGATCCTGTGGTTCCTCTACATCTTCGTGCTGGAGATCAAGCTGTATTTCATCTTTCAGAATTACAAAGCAGACAAGAAGAACCTGGAGACAGTGGCCAGGAAAGCCCTGACCCTGCTCCTCTCTATCTGTGTGCCCGGGCTCTACCTGGTGTTGGTGGCCTTGGACAGCATGGAGTACATACGGACCTTTCGGAAGAAAGAGGACTTGCGAGGGCGCCTCTTCTGGGTGGCCCTTGACCTGCTAGATATCTTGGACATCCAGGCCAACCTGTGGGAACCGCACAGGACCGGCCTGCCCATCTGGGCAGAGGGGCTCATGTTCTTCTACTGCTACATACTCCTCCTGATCCTGCCTTGTGTGTCCCTCAGTGAGATCAGCATGCAAGGGGAGCACATTGCCCCACAGAAAATGATGCTCTATCCCGTCCTCAGCCTGGTCACCATTAACATCGTCACCATCTTCATCCGGGCTATCAACATGGTCTTGTTCCAGGACAGCAGGGTCTCCACCATCTTTATTGGCAAGAACATCATCGCAATTGCCACCAAGGCATGCACCTTCCTCGAGTACAAGCGGCAGGTGAAGGAGTTCCCTCTGGAAGCTCCAGCAGAACTCCCTCTCCCACAGCCAGAGCATCCACAGCACACAGGGCATCCCTCACGAGCCATCACCCACGAGGGAGATCCTTGA